A stretch of Equus przewalskii isolate Varuska chromosome 11, EquPr2, whole genome shotgun sequence DNA encodes these proteins:
- the MYRF gene encoding myelin regulatory factor isoform X4, which produces MEVVDETEALQRFFEGHDINGALEPSNIDTSILEEYISKEDASDLCFPDISAPASAASYPHGQPAIPSSSGVHHLSPPGGGPSPGRHGPLPPPSYSAPLNCNNNNGMGAAPKPFLGGSGPPIKAEPKAPYAPGTLPDSPPDSGSEAYSPQQVNDPHLLRTITPETLCHVGVPSRLEHPPPPPAHLPGPPPPPPPPPHYPILQRDLYMKAEPPMPPYAAMGQGLVPTDLHHTQQSQMLHQLLQQHGAELPTHPSKKRKHSESPPNTLNAQMLNGMIKQEPGTVTALPPHPTRAPSPPWPPQGPLSPGPGSLPLSIARVQTPPWHPPGAPSPGLLQDNDSLSGSYLDPNYQSIKWQPHQQNKWATLYDANYKELPMLTYRVDADKGFNFSVGDDAFVCQKKNHFQVTVYIGMLGEPKYVKTPEGLKPLDCFYLKLHGVKLEALNQSINIEQSQSDRSKRPFNPVTVNLPPEQVTKVTVGRLHFSETTANNMRKKGKPNPDQRYFMLVVALQAHAQNQNYTLAAQISERIIVRASNPGQFESDSDVLWQRAQVPDTVFHHGRVGINTDRPDEALVVHGNVKVMGSLMHPSDLRAKEHVQEVDTMEQLKRISRMRLVHYRYKPEFAASAGIEATAAPETGVIAQEVKEILPEAVKDTGDVVFANGKTIENFLVVNKERIFMENVGAVKELCKLTDNLETRIDELERWSHKLAKLRRLDSLKSTGSSGAFSHAGSQFSRAGSVPHKKRPPKVASKSSSVVPDQACISQRFLQGTIIALVVVMAFSVVSMSTLYVLSLRTEEDLVETDGSFAVSTSCLLALLRPQHPGGSEALCPWSSQSFGTTQLRQSPVTTGLPGTQPSLLLVTAGLVSSAPGPAIRTVDLCFSRPCPVVCCSSSTPSPTPAPSLGPSSNPSHGLSPSPSPSTNRSGPSQMALLPVTNIRAKSWGLSANGIGHFKHSKSLEPVASPAVPFPGGQGKAKNSPSLGLHGRARRGAPQPGLSPVQPTQARDQPDPVPSLTSIQVLENSMPITSLYCAPGNACRPGNFTYHIPISSSTPLHLSLTLQMNSSSPVSVVLCRLMSKEEPCEEGGFLQSLHTHQDTQGTSHQWPVTILSFREFTYHFRVALLGQANCSAEALARPATDYYFHFYRLCD; this is translated from the exons GCCACGACATCAACGGCGCCCTGGAGCCCTCCAACATCGACACCAGCATCCTGGAGGAGTACATCAGCAAGGAGGATGCCTCCGACCT cTGCTTCCCTGACATCTCTGCTCCAGCCAGTGCCGCCTCCTACCCCCACGGGCAGCCAGCGATCCCCAGCTCCAGCGGGGTCCACCACCTGAGCCCCCCTGGGGGTGGACCCTCCCCGGGGCGCCatggccccctcccacccccaagcTACAGTGCCCCGCTCAACTGCAACAACAACAACGGCATGGGCGCCGCTCCCAAGCCCTTCCTGGGGGGCTCCGGGCCCCCCATCAAGGCAGAGCCCAAGGCTCCCTATGCCCCAGG CACGCTGCCAGACTCTCCCCCAGACTCGGGCTCCGAGGCCTACTCCCCCCAGCAGGTGAATG ACCCCCATCTCCTGCGCACTATAACCCCTGAGACCCTGTGCCACGTGGGAGTGCCCTCCCGCCTGGAGCAcccgcccccacctccagcccacctgccaggccccccaccgcccccgccgcccccaccTCACTACCCTATCCTGCAGCGGGACCTGTACATGAAGGCCGAGCCCCCGATGCCCCCCTATGCCGCCATGGGGCAGGGACTGGTGCCCACCGACCTCCATCACACCCAGCAGTCCCAGATGCTGCACCAGCTGCTGCAGCAACATGGAGCTGA GCTCCCCACACACCCCTCCAAGAAGAGGAAGCACTCCGAATCACCCCCCAACACCCTCAACGCCCAGATGCTGAATGGAATGATCAAACAGGAGCCTGGGACCGTGACAGCCCTGCCCCCGCACCCCACTCGAGCCCCATCCCCACCTTGGCCTCCCCAGGGCCCGCTCTCCCCCGGCCCCGGCTCCTTGCCCCTCAGCATCGCCCGGGTCCAGACGCCGCCTTGGCACCCACCAGGTGCACCCTCACCAG GTCTCCTGCAGGACAATGATAGTCTCAGTGGCTCCTACCTGGACCCCAACTACCAGTCCATCAAGTGGCAGCCGCATCAGCAGAACAAGTGGGCGACACTGTACGACGCGAACTACAAAGAGCT gcccatGCTCACCTACCGCGTGGATGCCGACAAGGGCTTCAACTTTTCGGTGGGCGATGATGCCTTCGTGTGCCAGAAGAAGAACCACTTCCAGGTGACGGTGTACATCGGCATGCTGGGCGAGCCCAAGTACGTCAAGACGCCCGAAGGCCTCAAGCCCCTTGATTGCTTCTACCTGAAGTTGCACGGAGTGAAG CTGGAGGCCCTGAACCAGTCCATCAACATCGAGCAGTCCCAGTCAGACCGAAGCAAGCGCCCCTTCAACCCCGTCAC GGTCAATCTGCCCCCTGAGCAGGTCACGAAGGTGACCGTGGGGCGGTTGCACTTCAGCGAGACCACCGCCAACAACATGCGCAAGAAGGGCAAGCCCAACCCTGACCAGAG GTACTTCATGCTGGTGGTGGCCCTCCAGGCCCACGCACAGAACCAGAACTACACGCTGGCTGCCCAGATCTCGGAGCGCATCATCGTGCGG GCCTCCAATCCAGGCCAGTTTGAGAGTGACAGCGACGTGCTGTGGCAGCGGGCGCAAGTGCCCGACACCGTCTTCCACCATGGCCGTGTGGGCATCAACACGGACCGGCCAGACGAGGCGCTGGTCGTGCACGGCAACGTCAAGGTCATGGGCTCGCTCATGCACCCCTCAGACCTGCGGGCGAAGGAGCACGTGCAGGAG GTGGACACCATGGAGCAGCTGAAGAGGATCTCGCGCATGCGCCTGGTGCACTACAGATACAAGCCGGAGTTTGCCGCCAGCGCTGGCATCGAGGCGACCGCGGCGCCCGAGACGG GTGTGATCGCCCAGGAGGTGAAGGAGATCCTGCCTGAGGCCGTGAAGGACACTGGAGACGTAGTCTTTGCCAATGGGAAAACTATAGAGAACTTCCTGGTGGTGAACAAG GAGCGCATCTTCATGGAGAACGTGGGTGCTGTGAAGGAGCTGTGCAAGCTGACTGACAACCTGGAGACGCGCATTGATGAGCTGGAGCGCTGGAGCCACAAGCTGGCCAAACTGCGGCGACTTGATAGTCTCAAGTCCACTGGCAGCTCAGGCGCCTTCAG CCATGCAGGGAGCCAGTTCAGCCGGGCGGGCAGCGTCCCCCACAAGAAGAGGCCCCCCAAGGTGGCCAGCAAG TCATCGTCTGTGGTCCCAGACCAGGCCTGCATCAGCCAGCGCTTCCTGCAGGGAACCATCATTGCCCTGGTGGTGGTCATGGCCTTCAG CGTGGTGTCCATGTCCACACTGTATGTGCTGAGCCTGCGTACTGAGGAGGACCTGGTAGAAACTGATGG CTCTTTTGCCGTGTCTACTTCCTGTCTTCTGGCCCTGCTCCGGCCCCAGCACCCTGGGGGGAGCGAGGCCCTGTGCCCATG GTCCAGCCAGAGCTTTGGGACCACTCAGCTCCGACAGTCCCCTGTGACCACTGGGCTGCCAGGCACACAGCCCTCTTTGCTGCTGG TTACCGCCGGCCTGGTCAGCTCAGCTCCGGGTCCAGCCATACGCACTGTGGACCTGTGCTTCAGCCGCCCCTGCCCGGTCGTCTGCTGCTCCTCGTCCACCCCCAGCCCTACTCCTGCCCCTAGTCTTGGCCCCAGCTCTAACCCCAGTCACGGTCTCAGCCCCAGTCCCAGCCCCTCCACCAACCGCTCAG GCCCCAGCCAGATGGCCCTGCTGCCAGTCACCAACATCAGAGCCAAGTCCTGGGGCCTGTCAGCCAATGGCATTGGCCACTTCAAGCATTCAAAGAGCTTGGAGCCTGTGGCTAGCCCTGCAGTCCCCTTCCCTGGGGGGCAGGGCAAAGCCAAGAACAGCCCCAGCCTCGGTCTCCATGGCCGGGCCCGCCGAGGAGCCCCCCAGCCTGGCCTGAGCCCTGTTCAGCCCACTCAGGCCCGGGACCAGCCAG ACCCAGTGCCCTCCCTGACCTCCATCCAGGTGCTGGAGAATTCGATGCCCATCACCTCCCTGTACTGCGCCCCAGGGAATGCCTGCAG GCCTGGCAACTTCACCTACCACATCCCCATCAGCAGCAGCACCCCGCTGCACCTCAGCCTGACCCTGCAGATGAA CTCCTCATCTCCCGTGTCCGTCGTGCTGTGCCGCCTCATGTCAAAGGAGGAGCCGTGTGAGGAGGGGGGCTTTCTGCAGAGCCTTCACACCCACCAGGACACCCAG ggCACTTCCCACCAGTGGCCAGTAACTATCCTGTCCTTCCGTGAATTCACCTACCACTTCCGCGTGGCACTGCTG GGTCAGGCCAACTGCAGCGCGGAGGCTCTGGCCCGGCCAGCCACAGACTACTACTTCCACTTCTACCGCCTGTGTGACTGA
- the MYRF gene encoding myelin regulatory factor isoform X3: protein MEVVDETEALQRFFEGHDINGALEPSNIDTSILEEYISKEDASDLCFPDISAPASAASYPHGQPAIPSSSGVHHLSPPGGGPSPGRHGPLPPPSYSAPLNCNNNNGMGAAPKPFLGGSGPPIKAEPKAPYAPGTLPDSPPDSGSEAYSPQQVNDPHLLRTITPETLCHVGVPSRLEHPPPPPAHLPGPPPPPPPPPHYPILQRDLYMKAEPPMPPYAAMGQGLVPTDLHHTQQSQMLHQLLQQHGAELPTHPSKKRKHSESPPNTLNAQMLNGMIKQEPGTVTALPPHPTRAPSPPWPPQGPLSPGPGSLPLSIARVQTPPWHPPGAPSPGLLQDNDSLSGSYLDPNYQSIKWQPHQQNKWATLYDANYKELPMLTYRVDADKGFNFSVGDDAFVCQKKNHFQVTVYIGMLGEPKYVKTPEGLKPLDCFYLKLHGVKLEALNQSINIEQSQSDRSKRPFNPVTVNLPPEQVTKVTVGRLHFSETTANNMRKKGKPNPDQRYFMLVVALQAHAQNQNYTLAAQISERIIVRASNPGQFESDSDVLWQRAQVPDTVFHHGRVGINTDRPDEALVVHGNVKVMGSLMHPSDLRAKEHVQEVDTMEQLKRISRMRLVHYRYKPEFAASAGIEATAAPETGVIAQEVKEILPEAVKDTGDVVFANGKTIENFLVVNKERIFMENVGAVKELCKLTDNLETRIDELERWSHKLAKLRRLDSLKSTGSSGAFSHAGSQFSRAGSVPHKKRPPKVASKSSSVVPDQACISQRFLQGTIIALVVVMAFSVVSMSTLYVLSLRTEEDLVETDGSFAVSTSCLLALLRPQHPGGSEALCPCRSSQSFGTTQLRQSPVTTGLPGTQPSLLLVTAGLVSSAPGPAIRTVDLCFSRPCPVVCCSSSTPSPTPAPSLGPSSNPSHGLSPSPSPSTNRSGPSQMALLPVTNIRAKSWGLSANGIGHFKHSKSLEPVASPAVPFPGGQGKAKNSPSLGLHGRARRGAPQPGLSPVQPTQARDQPDPVPSLTSIQVLENSMPITSLYCAPGNACRPGNFTYHIPISSSTPLHLSLTLQMNSSSPVSVVLCRLMSKEEPCEEGGFLQSLHTHQDTQGTSHQWPVTILSFREFTYHFRVALLGQANCSAEALARPATDYYFHFYRLCD from the exons GCCACGACATCAACGGCGCCCTGGAGCCCTCCAACATCGACACCAGCATCCTGGAGGAGTACATCAGCAAGGAGGATGCCTCCGACCT cTGCTTCCCTGACATCTCTGCTCCAGCCAGTGCCGCCTCCTACCCCCACGGGCAGCCAGCGATCCCCAGCTCCAGCGGGGTCCACCACCTGAGCCCCCCTGGGGGTGGACCCTCCCCGGGGCGCCatggccccctcccacccccaagcTACAGTGCCCCGCTCAACTGCAACAACAACAACGGCATGGGCGCCGCTCCCAAGCCCTTCCTGGGGGGCTCCGGGCCCCCCATCAAGGCAGAGCCCAAGGCTCCCTATGCCCCAGG CACGCTGCCAGACTCTCCCCCAGACTCGGGCTCCGAGGCCTACTCCCCCCAGCAGGTGAATG ACCCCCATCTCCTGCGCACTATAACCCCTGAGACCCTGTGCCACGTGGGAGTGCCCTCCCGCCTGGAGCAcccgcccccacctccagcccacctgccaggccccccaccgcccccgccgcccccaccTCACTACCCTATCCTGCAGCGGGACCTGTACATGAAGGCCGAGCCCCCGATGCCCCCCTATGCCGCCATGGGGCAGGGACTGGTGCCCACCGACCTCCATCACACCCAGCAGTCCCAGATGCTGCACCAGCTGCTGCAGCAACATGGAGCTGA GCTCCCCACACACCCCTCCAAGAAGAGGAAGCACTCCGAATCACCCCCCAACACCCTCAACGCCCAGATGCTGAATGGAATGATCAAACAGGAGCCTGGGACCGTGACAGCCCTGCCCCCGCACCCCACTCGAGCCCCATCCCCACCTTGGCCTCCCCAGGGCCCGCTCTCCCCCGGCCCCGGCTCCTTGCCCCTCAGCATCGCCCGGGTCCAGACGCCGCCTTGGCACCCACCAGGTGCACCCTCACCAG GTCTCCTGCAGGACAATGATAGTCTCAGTGGCTCCTACCTGGACCCCAACTACCAGTCCATCAAGTGGCAGCCGCATCAGCAGAACAAGTGGGCGACACTGTACGACGCGAACTACAAAGAGCT gcccatGCTCACCTACCGCGTGGATGCCGACAAGGGCTTCAACTTTTCGGTGGGCGATGATGCCTTCGTGTGCCAGAAGAAGAACCACTTCCAGGTGACGGTGTACATCGGCATGCTGGGCGAGCCCAAGTACGTCAAGACGCCCGAAGGCCTCAAGCCCCTTGATTGCTTCTACCTGAAGTTGCACGGAGTGAAG CTGGAGGCCCTGAACCAGTCCATCAACATCGAGCAGTCCCAGTCAGACCGAAGCAAGCGCCCCTTCAACCCCGTCAC GGTCAATCTGCCCCCTGAGCAGGTCACGAAGGTGACCGTGGGGCGGTTGCACTTCAGCGAGACCACCGCCAACAACATGCGCAAGAAGGGCAAGCCCAACCCTGACCAGAG GTACTTCATGCTGGTGGTGGCCCTCCAGGCCCACGCACAGAACCAGAACTACACGCTGGCTGCCCAGATCTCGGAGCGCATCATCGTGCGG GCCTCCAATCCAGGCCAGTTTGAGAGTGACAGCGACGTGCTGTGGCAGCGGGCGCAAGTGCCCGACACCGTCTTCCACCATGGCCGTGTGGGCATCAACACGGACCGGCCAGACGAGGCGCTGGTCGTGCACGGCAACGTCAAGGTCATGGGCTCGCTCATGCACCCCTCAGACCTGCGGGCGAAGGAGCACGTGCAGGAG GTGGACACCATGGAGCAGCTGAAGAGGATCTCGCGCATGCGCCTGGTGCACTACAGATACAAGCCGGAGTTTGCCGCCAGCGCTGGCATCGAGGCGACCGCGGCGCCCGAGACGG GTGTGATCGCCCAGGAGGTGAAGGAGATCCTGCCTGAGGCCGTGAAGGACACTGGAGACGTAGTCTTTGCCAATGGGAAAACTATAGAGAACTTCCTGGTGGTGAACAAG GAGCGCATCTTCATGGAGAACGTGGGTGCTGTGAAGGAGCTGTGCAAGCTGACTGACAACCTGGAGACGCGCATTGATGAGCTGGAGCGCTGGAGCCACAAGCTGGCCAAACTGCGGCGACTTGATAGTCTCAAGTCCACTGGCAGCTCAGGCGCCTTCAG CCATGCAGGGAGCCAGTTCAGCCGGGCGGGCAGCGTCCCCCACAAGAAGAGGCCCCCCAAGGTGGCCAGCAAG TCATCGTCTGTGGTCCCAGACCAGGCCTGCATCAGCCAGCGCTTCCTGCAGGGAACCATCATTGCCCTGGTGGTGGTCATGGCCTTCAG CGTGGTGTCCATGTCCACACTGTATGTGCTGAGCCTGCGTACTGAGGAGGACCTGGTAGAAACTGATGG CTCTTTTGCCGTGTCTACTTCCTGTCTTCTGGCCCTGCTCCGGCCCCAGCACCCTGGGGGGAGCGAGGCCCTGTGCCCATG CAGGTCCAGCCAGAGCTTTGGGACCACTCAGCTCCGACAGTCCCCTGTGACCACTGGGCTGCCAGGCACACAGCCCTCTTTGCTGCTGG TTACCGCCGGCCTGGTCAGCTCAGCTCCGGGTCCAGCCATACGCACTGTGGACCTGTGCTTCAGCCGCCCCTGCCCGGTCGTCTGCTGCTCCTCGTCCACCCCCAGCCCTACTCCTGCCCCTAGTCTTGGCCCCAGCTCTAACCCCAGTCACGGTCTCAGCCCCAGTCCCAGCCCCTCCACCAACCGCTCAG GCCCCAGCCAGATGGCCCTGCTGCCAGTCACCAACATCAGAGCCAAGTCCTGGGGCCTGTCAGCCAATGGCATTGGCCACTTCAAGCATTCAAAGAGCTTGGAGCCTGTGGCTAGCCCTGCAGTCCCCTTCCCTGGGGGGCAGGGCAAAGCCAAGAACAGCCCCAGCCTCGGTCTCCATGGCCGGGCCCGCCGAGGAGCCCCCCAGCCTGGCCTGAGCCCTGTTCAGCCCACTCAGGCCCGGGACCAGCCAG ACCCAGTGCCCTCCCTGACCTCCATCCAGGTGCTGGAGAATTCGATGCCCATCACCTCCCTGTACTGCGCCCCAGGGAATGCCTGCAG GCCTGGCAACTTCACCTACCACATCCCCATCAGCAGCAGCACCCCGCTGCACCTCAGCCTGACCCTGCAGATGAA CTCCTCATCTCCCGTGTCCGTCGTGCTGTGCCGCCTCATGTCAAAGGAGGAGCCGTGTGAGGAGGGGGGCTTTCTGCAGAGCCTTCACACCCACCAGGACACCCAG ggCACTTCCCACCAGTGGCCAGTAACTATCCTGTCCTTCCGTGAATTCACCTACCACTTCCGCGTGGCACTGCTG GGTCAGGCCAACTGCAGCGCGGAGGCTCTGGCCCGGCCAGCCACAGACTACTACTTCCACTTCTACCGCCTGTGTGACTGA
- the MYRF gene encoding myelin regulatory factor isoform X8, whose product MEVVDETEALQRFFEGHDINGALEPSNIDTSILEEYISKEDASDLCFPDISAPASAASYPHGQPAIPSSSGVHHLSPPGGGPSPGRHGPLPPPSYSAPLNCNNNNGMGAAPKPFLGGSGPPIKAEPKAPYAPGTLPDSPPDSGSEAYSPQQVNDPHLLRTITPETLCHVGVPSRLEHPPPPPAHLPGPPPPPPPPPHYPILQRDLYMKAEPPMPPYAAMGQGLVPTDLHHTQQSQMLHQLLQQHGAELPTHPSKKRKHSESPPNTLNAQMLNGMIKQEPGTVTALPPHPTRAPSPPWPPQGPLSPGPGSLPLSIARVQTPPWHPPGAPSPGLLQDNDSLSGSYLDPNYQSIKWQPHQQNKWATLYDANYKELPMLTYRVDADKGFNFSVGDDAFVCQKKNHFQVTVYIGMLGEPKYVKTPEGLKPLDCFYLKLHGVKLEALNQSINIEQSQSDRSKRPFNPVTVNLPPEQVTKVTVGRLHFSETTANNMRKKGKPNPDQRYFMLVVALQAHAQNQNYTLAAQISERIIVRASNPGQFESDSDVLWQRAQVPDTVFHHGRVGINTDRPDEALVVHGNVKVMGSLMHPSDLRAKEHVQEVDTMEQLKRISRMRLVHYRYKPEFAASAGIEATAAPETGVIAQEVKEILPEAVKDTGDVVFANGKTIENFLVVNKERIFMENVGAVKELCKLTDNLETRIDELERWSHKLAKLRRLDSLKSTGSSGAFSHAGSQFSRAGSVPHKKRPPKVASKSSSVVPDQACISQRFLQGTIIALVVVMAFSVVSMSTLYVLSLRTEEDLVETDGSSQSFGTTQLRQSPVTTGLPGTQPSLLLVTAGLVSSAPGPAIRTVDLCFSRPCPVVCCSSSTPSPTPAPSLGPSSNPSHGLSPSPSPSTNRSGPSQMALLPVTNIRAKSWGLSANGIGHFKHSKSLEPVASPAVPFPGGQGKAKNSPSLGLHGRARRGAPQPGLSPVQPTQARDQPDPVPSLTSIQVLENSMPITSLYCAPGNACRPGNFTYHIPISSSTPLHLSLTLQMNSSSPVSVVLCRLMSKEEPCEEGGFLQSLHTHQDTQGTSHQWPVTILSFREFTYHFRVALLGQANCSAEALARPATDYYFHFYRLCD is encoded by the exons GCCACGACATCAACGGCGCCCTGGAGCCCTCCAACATCGACACCAGCATCCTGGAGGAGTACATCAGCAAGGAGGATGCCTCCGACCT cTGCTTCCCTGACATCTCTGCTCCAGCCAGTGCCGCCTCCTACCCCCACGGGCAGCCAGCGATCCCCAGCTCCAGCGGGGTCCACCACCTGAGCCCCCCTGGGGGTGGACCCTCCCCGGGGCGCCatggccccctcccacccccaagcTACAGTGCCCCGCTCAACTGCAACAACAACAACGGCATGGGCGCCGCTCCCAAGCCCTTCCTGGGGGGCTCCGGGCCCCCCATCAAGGCAGAGCCCAAGGCTCCCTATGCCCCAGG CACGCTGCCAGACTCTCCCCCAGACTCGGGCTCCGAGGCCTACTCCCCCCAGCAGGTGAATG ACCCCCATCTCCTGCGCACTATAACCCCTGAGACCCTGTGCCACGTGGGAGTGCCCTCCCGCCTGGAGCAcccgcccccacctccagcccacctgccaggccccccaccgcccccgccgcccccaccTCACTACCCTATCCTGCAGCGGGACCTGTACATGAAGGCCGAGCCCCCGATGCCCCCCTATGCCGCCATGGGGCAGGGACTGGTGCCCACCGACCTCCATCACACCCAGCAGTCCCAGATGCTGCACCAGCTGCTGCAGCAACATGGAGCTGA GCTCCCCACACACCCCTCCAAGAAGAGGAAGCACTCCGAATCACCCCCCAACACCCTCAACGCCCAGATGCTGAATGGAATGATCAAACAGGAGCCTGGGACCGTGACAGCCCTGCCCCCGCACCCCACTCGAGCCCCATCCCCACCTTGGCCTCCCCAGGGCCCGCTCTCCCCCGGCCCCGGCTCCTTGCCCCTCAGCATCGCCCGGGTCCAGACGCCGCCTTGGCACCCACCAGGTGCACCCTCACCAG GTCTCCTGCAGGACAATGATAGTCTCAGTGGCTCCTACCTGGACCCCAACTACCAGTCCATCAAGTGGCAGCCGCATCAGCAGAACAAGTGGGCGACACTGTACGACGCGAACTACAAAGAGCT gcccatGCTCACCTACCGCGTGGATGCCGACAAGGGCTTCAACTTTTCGGTGGGCGATGATGCCTTCGTGTGCCAGAAGAAGAACCACTTCCAGGTGACGGTGTACATCGGCATGCTGGGCGAGCCCAAGTACGTCAAGACGCCCGAAGGCCTCAAGCCCCTTGATTGCTTCTACCTGAAGTTGCACGGAGTGAAG CTGGAGGCCCTGAACCAGTCCATCAACATCGAGCAGTCCCAGTCAGACCGAAGCAAGCGCCCCTTCAACCCCGTCAC GGTCAATCTGCCCCCTGAGCAGGTCACGAAGGTGACCGTGGGGCGGTTGCACTTCAGCGAGACCACCGCCAACAACATGCGCAAGAAGGGCAAGCCCAACCCTGACCAGAG GTACTTCATGCTGGTGGTGGCCCTCCAGGCCCACGCACAGAACCAGAACTACACGCTGGCTGCCCAGATCTCGGAGCGCATCATCGTGCGG GCCTCCAATCCAGGCCAGTTTGAGAGTGACAGCGACGTGCTGTGGCAGCGGGCGCAAGTGCCCGACACCGTCTTCCACCATGGCCGTGTGGGCATCAACACGGACCGGCCAGACGAGGCGCTGGTCGTGCACGGCAACGTCAAGGTCATGGGCTCGCTCATGCACCCCTCAGACCTGCGGGCGAAGGAGCACGTGCAGGAG GTGGACACCATGGAGCAGCTGAAGAGGATCTCGCGCATGCGCCTGGTGCACTACAGATACAAGCCGGAGTTTGCCGCCAGCGCTGGCATCGAGGCGACCGCGGCGCCCGAGACGG GTGTGATCGCCCAGGAGGTGAAGGAGATCCTGCCTGAGGCCGTGAAGGACACTGGAGACGTAGTCTTTGCCAATGGGAAAACTATAGAGAACTTCCTGGTGGTGAACAAG GAGCGCATCTTCATGGAGAACGTGGGTGCTGTGAAGGAGCTGTGCAAGCTGACTGACAACCTGGAGACGCGCATTGATGAGCTGGAGCGCTGGAGCCACAAGCTGGCCAAACTGCGGCGACTTGATAGTCTCAAGTCCACTGGCAGCTCAGGCGCCTTCAG CCATGCAGGGAGCCAGTTCAGCCGGGCGGGCAGCGTCCCCCACAAGAAGAGGCCCCCCAAGGTGGCCAGCAAG TCATCGTCTGTGGTCCCAGACCAGGCCTGCATCAGCCAGCGCTTCCTGCAGGGAACCATCATTGCCCTGGTGGTGGTCATGGCCTTCAG CGTGGTGTCCATGTCCACACTGTATGTGCTGAGCCTGCGTACTGAGGAGGACCTGGTAGAAACTGATGG GTCCAGCCAGAGCTTTGGGACCACTCAGCTCCGACAGTCCCCTGTGACCACTGGGCTGCCAGGCACACAGCCCTCTTTGCTGCTGG TTACCGCCGGCCTGGTCAGCTCAGCTCCGGGTCCAGCCATACGCACTGTGGACCTGTGCTTCAGCCGCCCCTGCCCGGTCGTCTGCTGCTCCTCGTCCACCCCCAGCCCTACTCCTGCCCCTAGTCTTGGCCCCAGCTCTAACCCCAGTCACGGTCTCAGCCCCAGTCCCAGCCCCTCCACCAACCGCTCAG GCCCCAGCCAGATGGCCCTGCTGCCAGTCACCAACATCAGAGCCAAGTCCTGGGGCCTGTCAGCCAATGGCATTGGCCACTTCAAGCATTCAAAGAGCTTGGAGCCTGTGGCTAGCCCTGCAGTCCCCTTCCCTGGGGGGCAGGGCAAAGCCAAGAACAGCCCCAGCCTCGGTCTCCATGGCCGGGCCCGCCGAGGAGCCCCCCAGCCTGGCCTGAGCCCTGTTCAGCCCACTCAGGCCCGGGACCAGCCAG ACCCAGTGCCCTCCCTGACCTCCATCCAGGTGCTGGAGAATTCGATGCCCATCACCTCCCTGTACTGCGCCCCAGGGAATGCCTGCAG GCCTGGCAACTTCACCTACCACATCCCCATCAGCAGCAGCACCCCGCTGCACCTCAGCCTGACCCTGCAGATGAA CTCCTCATCTCCCGTGTCCGTCGTGCTGTGCCGCCTCATGTCAAAGGAGGAGCCGTGTGAGGAGGGGGGCTTTCTGCAGAGCCTTCACACCCACCAGGACACCCAG ggCACTTCCCACCAGTGGCCAGTAACTATCCTGTCCTTCCGTGAATTCACCTACCACTTCCGCGTGGCACTGCTG GGTCAGGCCAACTGCAGCGCGGAGGCTCTGGCCCGGCCAGCCACAGACTACTACTTCCACTTCTACCGCCTGTGTGACTGA